A single Perognathus longimembris pacificus isolate PPM17 chromosome 17, ASM2315922v1, whole genome shotgun sequence DNA region contains:
- the Tmem92 gene encoding transmembrane protein 92, producing the protein MWDAWVPGLESALLFSLLACLQRVSAWEIGPQFRCGGLRCPSGFRCCSEGCCMENEFFSGPLRIFVIIFVVILPLLCICGLAKRFCRKCREPELDAAMPHQGPQDPPSIAPPERVWVSTNEPPPPYSEVILKPTLGLPTEPPPPYSLRPEDDAGLQRGIDNPAF; encoded by the exons ATGTGGGACGCCTGGGTCCCGGGCCTCGAGTCTGCTCTGCTGTTCAGCCTGCTGGCCTGCCTCCAAAGAGTGAGCGCCTGGGAG ATTGGGCCCCAGTTCAGATGTGGTGGCTT AAGGTGCCCCAGTGGATTCAGATGTTGCAGTGAAGGCTGCTGCATGGAGAACGAGTTCTTTTCCGGCCCCTTGAG GATCTTTGTCATCATCTTCGTGGTCATCCTGCCCCTTCTATGCATCTGCGGCCTGGCTAAGCGCTTCTGCCGCAAGTGCAGAGAGCCAGAGCTGGATGCTGCCATGCCTCACCAGGGGCCCCAAGATCCTCCCTCCATTGCTCCCCCAGAGAGGGTCTGGGTCTCCACCAATGAGCCTCCACCACCCTACAGCGAG GTTATTCTGAAGCCCACCTTGGGCCTGCCGACAGAGCCCCCCCCTCCCTACAGCCTAAGGCCTGAAGACGATGCCGGCCTGCAGAGGGGCATTGACAACCCCGCTTTCTGA